From Desulfovibrio oxyclinae DSM 11498, the proteins below share one genomic window:
- a CDS encoding cytochrome c3 family protein: MTTFYRALILIAFVLAAPSAFASDLPADMMLSAPDGWEARRPAVPFSHTLHDRLDPGQCATCHHEWDGSGQPASCSSSGCHDQQGRREARSFYRAFHDRSDQRSCVGCHSTARRAGSTDVPVSCGDCHVRN, from the coding sequence ATGACCACCTTCTACAGGGCACTCATCCTTATTGCCTTCGTGCTGGCCGCCCCTTCGGCCTTTGCCTCCGACCTTCCCGCGGACATGATGCTTTCCGCCCCGGACGGCTGGGAAGCACGGCGTCCGGCAGTTCCATTCTCGCACACGCTGCACGACCGACTGGATCCGGGCCAGTGCGCCACCTGTCACCATGAATGGGACGGCAGCGGCCAACCTGCAAGCTGTTCCTCTTCCGGATGCCATGACCAGCAGGGACGACGCGAGGCTCGCTCGTTCTACCGTGCTTTCCACGACCGGTCCGACCAACGAAGCTGCGTGGGTTGCCATTCCACCGCCAGACGAGCGGGGTCAACGGATGTTCCCGTATCCTGCGGCGACTGCCACGTCCGCAACTGA
- a CDS encoding RluA family pseudouridine synthase produces the protein MNEKKLDVLYFDRKLVVVNKPSGLLSVPGKGPENQDCVVTRVQEMFPECRKYPTVHRLDMDTSGILVLGLTARAQRELSQQFHDREVSKRYVALLDGVLEEEEGRVDLPLRLDVDNRPYQVVDFERGKPATTLWKRIAIENGRTRVEFVPLTGRTHQLRMHAAEPGGLGIPIVGDRLYGSGTGPGQLKLHATYLRFMHPKTKETMEFEVPPLF, from the coding sequence ATGAACGAGAAAAAACTGGATGTTTTGTATTTCGACAGGAAGCTTGTTGTTGTCAACAAGCCCAGCGGGCTGCTCTCCGTACCCGGAAAAGGGCCGGAAAATCAGGATTGCGTGGTGACTCGCGTTCAGGAAATGTTCCCTGAATGTCGGAAATATCCCACGGTTCACCGGCTGGACATGGACACTTCCGGCATACTTGTGCTCGGCCTTACAGCCCGGGCGCAGCGGGAGCTTTCCCAGCAGTTTCATGACCGGGAAGTCTCGAAACGGTATGTGGCCCTGCTGGACGGAGTTCTGGAAGAGGAGGAGGGCAGGGTGGATCTGCCGTTGAGATTGGACGTGGATAACCGTCCCTATCAGGTCGTTGACTTTGAACGCGGCAAGCCCGCGACAACGCTCTGGAAGCGCATTGCCATAGAGAATGGCCGGACCCGCGTGGAGTTTGTTCCGCTTACCGGACGTACCCACCAACTCAGAATGCATGCGGCGGAACCCGGCGGACTCGGTATACCCATCGTGGGCGACAGGCTTTACGGGTCGGGAACCGGCCCCGGCCAGCTGAAACTTCACGCCACGTATCTTCGTTTCATGCATCCAAAGACGAAGGAAACAATGGAATTCGAAGTGCCGCCGCTGTTCTAG
- a CDS encoding response regulator, with translation MAKERHLEKALLEARRRIAELENELDSLRRSHGVAFVGDSPKCRNAEDSYVKRDAVPGLPIKIRRLRILLVEDSHDNVRVIRAFLDRMGQNLTVAGNGHEAMELLSGKPFDLVLMDVELPIMSGLDATRHIRSGAAGEAAKDLPIIALTAHAEPGFRELCREAGMNESLAKPVSMAQIAQAIAHVQDGMPGSMASHDAFDTETVLEALDGDVALLMELYRIFIRTAPQRLEEIETAVAEGNFALATHVAHAFKGNTATIGATRLHATIVELHEALMTEKIETAASMLTTVRNETAIVLDMLLEKLGDTPPCNE, from the coding sequence ATGGCAAAAGAACGTCATCTGGAGAAAGCGCTGCTTGAAGCACGCAGGCGCATCGCGGAACTCGAAAACGAGCTTGATAGCCTGCGTCGCAGCCACGGGGTGGCCTTTGTGGGCGACTCGCCAAAATGCCGCAACGCTGAGGATTCTTACGTAAAACGCGACGCGGTTCCGGGGTTGCCTATCAAGATTCGCCGCCTTCGCATCCTTCTGGTCGAGGACAGCCACGACAACGTTCGCGTCATTCGCGCGTTTCTGGACCGCATGGGTCAGAATCTCACCGTTGCCGGCAACGGACATGAGGCCATGGAACTGCTTTCGGGCAAACCGTTCGACCTAGTGCTCATGGATGTGGAACTGCCCATAATGAGTGGCCTCGACGCGACGCGCCACATTCGGTCCGGCGCGGCCGGTGAAGCGGCAAAGGACCTGCCGATCATCGCCCTGACGGCTCACGCCGAACCGGGATTCCGCGAGCTCTGCCGCGAAGCCGGGATGAATGAAAGCCTTGCCAAGCCCGTTTCAATGGCCCAGATCGCACAGGCCATCGCGCATGTGCAAGACGGAATGCCCGGCAGCATGGCTTCACATGATGCCTTCGACACCGAAACGGTACTCGAAGCACTCGACGGCGACGTCGCGCTGCTCATGGAACTGTACAGAATATTCATACGAACCGCCCCGCAACGTCTTGAGGAAATCGAGACCGCCGTGGCTGAAGGCAATTTTGCCCTCGCCACTCACGTTGCACACGCTTTCAAGGGGAATACGGCCACCATCGGCGCCACTCGGCTCCACGCGACCATTGTCGAGCTGCATGAAGCACTCATGACAGAAAAGATTGAAACAGCGGCATCCATGCTCACCACGGTCCGAAATGAAACAGCAATCGTGTTGGATATGCTTCTTGAAAAACTTGGGGATACGCCTCCCTGCAACGAGTGA
- a CDS encoding sigma-54-dependent transcriptional regulator translates to MARLHIIDDDEMTCMTLEHLAMQMGHAGGSSTSLTQGLLSVAQTSPDLLFLDVNLPDGNGLEAMNELRERAGDPVIIIVTAMGDAESAEVAIRSGAWDYLQKPLSLPKLKHSVERALRFRQRHLSPQTRGTKRDGIIGTSPKFQECLKLMSSAATSDISTLITGKTGTGKELFARAIHENSARCKGSFVIVDCASLPENLAESTLFGHRRGAFTGAENTRQGLVAQADGGSLFLDEIGEMPLAAQRVLLRVLQEKSFRPVGGDNVITSDFRLIAATNRDLDREVREGRFREDLLYRLKGFSIDLPVLARRQEDIRPLARHFVQHHSRHGLTNTISEEFMQALENYDWPGNVRELALTIERALAAAQNDSALLPEHLPTELRARAVGAALARPRHLHGESSATGLPAFKDFKARQALLAEKTYLEQLVAEAAGDPQKARDISGLSKSRMYDLLKKHDLSLT, encoded by the coding sequence ATGGCAAGACTGCATATCATAGATGATGACGAAATGACCTGCATGACGCTTGAGCATCTGGCCATGCAGATGGGGCATGCCGGTGGGTCATCCACGTCACTGACGCAGGGCCTTCTGTCCGTTGCGCAAACATCGCCGGACCTGTTATTTCTCGACGTGAACCTGCCCGACGGCAATGGCCTTGAGGCCATGAACGAACTGCGCGAGCGAGCGGGCGATCCCGTGATCATCATCGTGACGGCCATGGGCGATGCGGAAAGCGCGGAAGTCGCCATCCGCAGCGGGGCCTGGGACTACTTGCAGAAACCGCTCTCTCTGCCCAAACTCAAGCATTCCGTCGAGCGCGCGCTGCGTTTCCGGCAGCGCCACCTCTCCCCCCAGACCAGAGGGACCAAACGCGACGGCATTATCGGCACCAGCCCGAAATTTCAGGAATGCCTCAAGCTCATGTCCAGCGCGGCCACGAGCGACATTTCCACCCTCATCACCGGCAAGACCGGCACGGGCAAGGAGCTCTTTGCGCGGGCCATTCACGAAAACAGCGCCCGGTGCAAAGGATCGTTCGTGATTGTGGACTGCGCCTCGCTGCCTGAAAATCTTGCGGAGAGCACGCTATTTGGTCATCGCCGCGGCGCGTTCACCGGAGCGGAGAACACACGCCAGGGACTGGTGGCTCAGGCAGACGGCGGCAGTCTTTTCCTTGATGAAATTGGCGAGATGCCTCTCGCCGCCCAGAGGGTGCTTCTTCGCGTGCTGCAGGAAAAGTCCTTTCGTCCGGTTGGCGGCGACAATGTCATTACAAGCGATTTCCGGCTCATCGCGGCCACCAACCGCGACCTTGACCGGGAAGTGCGCGAAGGCCGGTTCAGGGAAGATCTACTATACCGGCTCAAGGGGTTCAGCATCGACCTGCCGGTGCTGGCCCGGCGACAGGAAGACATCCGACCACTGGCAAGGCACTTTGTTCAGCACCATTCCCGCCACGGGCTTACCAACACCATAAGCGAAGAGTTCATGCAGGCGCTGGAAAACTATGACTGGCCGGGCAATGTCAGAGAGCTCGCGCTTACCATAGAGCGCGCTCTTGCCGCGGCACAAAACGACTCCGCGTTGCTGCCCGAGCATCTTCCCACGGAACTTCGCGCACGGGCGGTCGGCGCCGCCCTCGCCAGGCCGAGGCACCTCCATGGCGAATCCTCCGCAACCGGGCTGCCTGCCTTCAAGGATTTCAAAGCCCGGCAGGCGCTACTCGCAGAGAAAACATACCTTGAACAGCTTGTCGCAGAAGCTGCAGGCGATCCTCAAAAGGCCCGAGACATCTCCGGTCTTTCCAAAAGCCGCATGTACGACCTGCTCAAAAAGCACGACCTTTCGCTGACCTAG